A single Klebsiella variicola DNA region contains:
- the fadB gene encoding fatty acid oxidation complex subunit alpha FadB: MLYKGDTLYLDWLEDGIAELVFDAPGSVNKLDTATVASLGHALDVLEKQNDLKGLLLRSEKAAFIVGADITEFLSLFLVPEEQLSQWLHFANSVFNRLEDLPVPTISAVNGYALGGGCECVLATDYRLATPDLRIGLPETKLGIMPGFGGSVRLPRLLGADSALEIIAAGKDVGADQALKIGLVDGVVAAEKLRDGALAILRQAINGDLDWKAKRQPKLEPLKLSKIEATMSFTIAKGMVAQTAGKHYPAPITAVKTIEAAARLGREEALVLENKSFVPLAHTNEARALVGIFLNDQYVKAKAKKLTKDVETPKHAAVLGAGIMGGGIAYQSAWKGVPVVMKDISDKSLTLGMTEAAKLLNKQLERGKIDGLKLTGVISTIQPTLEYSGFDRVDVVVEAVVENPKVKKAVLAETEAKVRPDTVLASNTSTIPISELASVLQRPENFCGMHFFNPVHRMPLVEVIRGEKTSDKTIAKVVAWASKMGKTPIVVNDCPGFFVNRVLFPYFAGFSQLLRDGADFRKVDKVMEKQFGWPMGPAYLLDVVGIDTAHHAQAVMAAGFPQRMQKDYRDAIDALFDANRFGQKNGLGFWRYKEDSKGKPKKEEDAAVDGLLADVSQPKHDFSDEEIIARMMIPMVNEVVRCLEEGIIASPAEADMALVYGLGFPPFHGGAFRWLDTIGSAKYLDMAQQYQHLGPLYEVPAGLRDKARHNEAYYPQVEPARPVGALKTA; this comes from the coding sequence ATGCTCTACAAAGGCGACACCCTGTACCTCGACTGGCTGGAAGATGGCATCGCCGAACTGGTGTTCGATGCCCCAGGTTCGGTCAACAAGCTTGATACCGCAACCGTAGCCAGCCTCGGTCACGCGCTGGACGTACTGGAAAAACAAAACGATCTCAAAGGTCTGCTGCTGCGCTCTGAAAAAGCGGCGTTTATCGTCGGCGCGGATATCACCGAATTCCTCTCGCTGTTCCTGGTCCCTGAGGAGCAGTTAAGCCAGTGGTTGCATTTTGCTAACAGCGTTTTCAATCGTCTGGAAGATCTTCCCGTCCCGACGATCTCTGCCGTCAATGGTTACGCGCTGGGCGGCGGTTGTGAATGCGTCCTGGCGACCGATTACCGCCTGGCGACGCCGGATCTGCGTATCGGTCTGCCGGAAACCAAGCTTGGCATTATGCCGGGCTTCGGCGGTTCTGTGCGTCTGCCACGCTTGCTCGGCGCCGATAGCGCGCTGGAAATTATTGCCGCCGGGAAAGACGTCGGCGCCGATCAGGCGCTGAAAATCGGCCTGGTGGATGGTGTGGTCGCAGCGGAAAAACTGCGTGACGGCGCGCTGGCGATCCTGCGTCAGGCGATTAATGGCGATCTGGACTGGAAAGCAAAACGTCAGCCGAAACTAGAGCCGCTGAAGCTCAGCAAAATTGAAGCTACCATGAGCTTCACGATTGCCAAAGGCATGGTCGCACAAACTGCCGGGAAACATTACCCGGCGCCGATCACCGCGGTGAAAACCATTGAAGCCGCCGCACGTCTTGGTCGTGAAGAAGCCCTGGTGCTGGAAAATAAAAGCTTTGTCCCGCTGGCCCATACCAATGAGGCCCGCGCGCTGGTTGGTATCTTCCTGAACGACCAGTACGTCAAAGCGAAAGCGAAAAAGTTGACCAAAGATGTCGAGACGCCGAAGCATGCTGCTGTCCTGGGCGCTGGCATTATGGGCGGCGGTATCGCATACCAGTCGGCCTGGAAAGGCGTGCCGGTGGTGATGAAAGACATTAGCGACAAATCGCTGACCCTGGGCATGACCGAAGCGGCGAAACTGCTGAATAAACAGCTGGAACGCGGCAAAATCGACGGTCTGAAGCTGACCGGAGTGATCAGCACCATTCAGCCAACCCTGGAATACAGCGGTTTTGATCGCGTCGACGTGGTTGTTGAAGCGGTGGTCGAAAACCCGAAAGTGAAGAAAGCGGTGCTGGCCGAAACCGAGGCAAAAGTGCGCCCGGATACCGTGCTGGCATCCAACACCTCAACAATCCCCATCAGCGAACTGGCCAGCGTTCTGCAACGCCCGGAAAACTTCTGCGGTATGCACTTCTTTAACCCGGTGCATCGCATGCCGCTGGTTGAAGTGATCCGCGGCGAAAAAACCTCGGATAAGACCATTGCCAAAGTTGTGGCCTGGGCCAGCAAAATGGGCAAAACGCCGATCGTGGTCAATGATTGTCCCGGCTTCTTCGTTAATCGCGTGCTGTTCCCCTACTTCGCCGGCTTCAGCCAGCTGCTGCGCGACGGGGCGGATTTCCGCAAAGTCGACAAAGTGATGGAAAAACAGTTTGGCTGGCCAATGGGCCCGGCCTATCTGCTGGACGTGGTCGGCATCGATACCGCCCACCATGCTCAGGCCGTGATGGCGGCGGGCTTCCCGCAGCGGATGCAGAAAGATTATCGCGACGCCATCGACGCCCTGTTTGACGCCAACCGTTTCGGCCAGAAGAACGGCCTCGGTTTCTGGCGTTATAAAGAAGACAGCAAAGGTAAGCCGAAGAAAGAAGAAGACGCTGCCGTCGACGGCCTGCTGGCCGACGTCAGCCAGCCGAAGCACGATTTCAGCGATGAAGAGATTATCGCCCGCATGATGATCCCGATGGTTAACGAAGTCGTCCGCTGCCTGGAAGAAGGCATTATCGCCAGCCCGGCGGAAGCGGATATGGCGCTGGTATACGGCCTGGGCTTCCCTCCGTTCCACGGCGGCGCATTCCGCTGGCTGGACACCATCGGCAGCGCGAAGTATCTCGATATGGCACAGCAATACCAGCACCTTGGCCCGCTGTATGAAGTGCCAGCCGGTCTGCGTGACAAAGCGCGCCATAACGAAGCGTATTATCCCCAGGTAGAGCCAGCCCGTCCGGTTGGCGCTCTGAAAACGGCTTAA
- the fre gene encoding NAD(P)H-flavin reductase has translation MTTLSCKVTSVEAITDTVYRVRLVPEAAFSFRAGQYLMVVMDERDKRPFSMASTPSEHEFIELHIGASELNLYAMAVMDRILKEREIEVDIPHGEAWLRDDEDRPLILIAGGTGFSYVRSILLTALARNPDRDIAIYWGGREAKHLYDLAELEALSIKHPNLRIEPVVEQPEEGWRGRSGTVLTAVLQDYGTLAEHDIYIAGRFEMAKIARDLFCNERGAREDRLFGDAFAFI, from the coding sequence ATGACAACCTTAAGCTGTAAAGTGACCTCAGTGGAGGCGATTACCGATACCGTGTATCGCGTTCGATTAGTACCGGAAGCGGCATTCTCTTTCCGCGCTGGCCAGTATCTGATGGTGGTAATGGACGAGCGCGATAAGCGTCCGTTCTCTATGGCTTCCACGCCGTCAGAGCACGAGTTTATCGAGCTGCATATCGGTGCTTCTGAACTCAATCTGTATGCGATGGCGGTGATGGATCGCATTCTGAAAGAGCGTGAAATTGAGGTTGATATTCCGCATGGCGAAGCGTGGCTGCGCGATGACGAAGATCGCCCGCTGATTCTGATCGCCGGCGGCACCGGTTTCTCTTATGTGCGTTCTATTCTGTTAACCGCGCTGGCGCGTAACCCGGATCGCGATATCGCCATTTATTGGGGCGGCCGCGAGGCTAAGCATTTGTACGATCTGGCCGAGCTGGAAGCGTTAAGCATCAAGCATCCGAATCTGCGCATCGAGCCGGTGGTCGAGCAACCGGAAGAAGGGTGGCGCGGTCGTTCCGGTACGGTACTGACTGCCGTGCTGCAGGATTACGGCACGCTGGCCGAGCATGATATCTACATTGCCGGTCGTTTTGAGATGGCCAAGATTGCCCGCGACCTGTTCTGCAACGAACGCGGCGCGCGTGAAGATCGCCTGTTTGGCGATGCGTTTGCGTTTATCTGA
- the ubiD gene encoding 4-hydroxy-3-polyprenylbenzoate decarboxylase encodes MKYHDLRDFLTLLEQQGELKRITLPVDPHLEITEIADRTLRAGGPALLFENPKGYSMPVLCNLFGTPRRVALGMGQEDVSSLREVGKLLAFLKEPEPPKGFRDLFDKLPQFKQVLNMPTKRLRGAPCQQKIIQGDDVDLNKIPIMTCWPEDAAPLITWGLTVTRGPHKERQNLGIYRQQLIGKNKLIMRWLSHRGGALDFQEWCAAHPGERFPVSVALGADPATILGAVTPVPDTLSEYAFAGLLRGTKTEVVKCVSNDLEVPASAEIVLEGYIEAGEMAPEGPYGDHTGYYNEVDSFPVFTVTHITQREDAIYHSTYTGRPPDEPAVLGVALNEVFVPILQKQFPEIVDFYLPPEGCSYRLAVVTMKKQYAGHAKRVMMGVWSFLRQFMYTKFVIVCDDDVNARDWNDVIWAITTRMDPARDTVLVENTPIDYLDFASPVSGLGSKMGLDATNKWPGETQREWGRPIKKDPQVTARIDAIWDELAIFK; translated from the coding sequence ATGAAATACCACGATCTTCGCGACTTTCTGACACTCCTGGAACAACAGGGCGAACTAAAACGTATCACTCTGCCGGTCGATCCTCATCTGGAAATCACCGAAATTGCCGACCGGACCCTGCGTGCCGGTGGCCCGGCGCTGCTGTTTGAAAACCCGAAAGGCTACTCGATGCCGGTGCTGTGCAATCTGTTTGGCACGCCGCGTCGTGTGGCGCTAGGGATGGGCCAGGAAGACGTCAGTTCGCTACGGGAAGTCGGGAAGCTATTGGCCTTTCTGAAAGAGCCGGAGCCGCCAAAAGGCTTCCGCGATCTGTTTGATAAGCTGCCGCAGTTCAAGCAAGTGCTGAATATGCCGACCAAACGCCTGCGCGGTGCGCCCTGCCAACAAAAAATCATCCAGGGCGATGACGTCGACCTGAATAAAATCCCGATTATGACCTGCTGGCCTGAAGATGCCGCGCCGCTGATCACCTGGGGGCTGACGGTGACCCGAGGCCCGCACAAGGAGCGGCAAAATCTGGGTATTTATCGCCAGCAGCTGATCGGCAAAAATAAACTCATCATGCGGTGGTTGTCTCACCGCGGCGGCGCCCTGGATTTCCAGGAGTGGTGCGCGGCGCATCCTGGCGAGCGTTTCCCTGTATCCGTGGCGCTTGGCGCCGATCCGGCGACCATTCTGGGCGCGGTGACGCCGGTGCCCGATACCCTGTCGGAATATGCTTTCGCAGGCTTGCTGCGCGGCACCAAGACCGAAGTGGTGAAGTGCGTTTCCAATGACCTTGAAGTCCCGGCCAGCGCGGAAATTGTGCTCGAAGGTTACATTGAGGCCGGTGAGATGGCGCCGGAAGGCCCGTATGGCGATCATACTGGCTACTACAATGAAGTGGATAGCTTCCCGGTGTTTACGGTAACCCACATTACCCAGCGCGAAGACGCGATTTATCATTCGACCTATACCGGTCGTCCGCCGGATGAACCTGCGGTGCTGGGCGTGGCGCTGAACGAAGTCTTTGTGCCCATTCTGCAAAAGCAGTTCCCGGAAATCGTCGACTTTTATCTGCCGCCGGAAGGGTGTTCTTATCGCCTGGCGGTGGTGACCATGAAAAAACAGTACGCGGGCCATGCCAAGCGCGTGATGATGGGCGTCTGGTCATTCCTGCGCCAGTTCATGTATACCAAATTCGTGATCGTATGCGATGACGACGTCAACGCACGCGACTGGAACGACGTGATTTGGGCGATTACTACCCGTATGGACCCGGCTCGTGATACGGTACTGGTAGAAAATACGCCAATAGATTATCTGGATTTTGCCTCGCCGGTTTCCGGCCTGGGTTCAAAAATGGGGCTGGATGCCACAAATAAATGGCCTGGCGAAACCCAGCGTGAATGGGGTCGTCCAATCAAAAAAGATCCTCAGGTGACGGCGCGCATCGACGCCATCTGGGATGAACTGGCCATCTTTAAATAA
- the trkH gene encoding Trk system potassium transporter TrkH, producing the protein MHFRAITRIVGLLVILFSGTMIVPGLVALIYRDGAGRAFTQTFFVALAIGSMLWWPNRKQKGELKSREGFLIVVLFWTVLGSVGALPFIFAEQPNLTVTDAFFESFSGLTTTGATTLVGLDSLPHAILFYRQMLQWFGGMGIIVLAVAILPILGVGGMQLYRAEMPGPLKDNKMRPRIAETAKTLWLIYVLLTIACALALWFAGMPAFDAIGHSFATIAIGGFSTHDASVGYFNSPMINSIIAIFLLISGCNYGLHFSLLSGRSLKVYWRDPEFRMFIGVQLTLVIICTLVLWLHNVYGSVLTTLNQAFFQVVSMATTAGFTTDSIARWPLFLPVLLLCSAFIGGCAGSTGGGLKVIRILLLFKQGNRELKRLVHPNAVYSIKLGNRALPERILEAVWGFFSAYALVFIISMLAIIATGVDDFSAFASVVATLNNLGPGLGVVADNFATMNPVAKWILIANMLFGRLEVFTLLVLFTPTFWRE; encoded by the coding sequence ATGCATTTTCGCGCCATAACCCGAATCGTTGGACTGTTGGTCATCTTATTTTCGGGGACGATGATCGTTCCGGGATTAGTGGCCCTGATATATCGCGATGGCGCGGGGCGGGCCTTCACGCAAACCTTTTTTGTTGCGCTGGCGATTGGCTCCATGCTGTGGTGGCCGAATCGTAAACAAAAAGGCGAACTGAAATCCCGCGAAGGGTTTCTGATTGTGGTGCTGTTCTGGACCGTGCTGGGGAGCGTGGGGGCCTTGCCCTTTATTTTCGCCGAGCAGCCGAACCTGACGGTGACCGATGCCTTCTTCGAGTCATTTTCCGGCCTGACGACGACCGGAGCGACCACCCTGGTGGGTTTGGACTCATTACCTCATGCAATCCTCTTTTACCGGCAGATGCTGCAATGGTTCGGCGGCATGGGGATCATTGTGCTGGCGGTGGCGATTCTGCCTATCCTCGGCGTAGGGGGGATGCAGCTCTACCGCGCGGAAATGCCCGGTCCGTTGAAAGACAACAAGATGCGCCCGCGTATCGCCGAGACGGCGAAGACGCTGTGGCTAATCTATGTGTTATTGACGATAGCCTGCGCATTGGCGCTCTGGTTTGCCGGTATGCCGGCGTTCGATGCGATTGGGCACAGCTTTGCCACTATCGCCATCGGCGGTTTCTCGACTCACGATGCCAGCGTCGGCTATTTCAATAGCCCGATGATTAACTCTATCATCGCGATCTTTTTGCTGATCTCTGGCTGTAACTACGGTCTGCATTTTTCGTTATTGAGCGGACGCAGCCTGAAGGTGTACTGGCGCGACCCAGAATTTCGCATGTTCATTGGCGTCCAGTTGACGCTGGTCATCATCTGTACGCTGGTGCTATGGCTTCATAACGTGTATGGGTCGGTGCTGACGACGCTGAATCAGGCATTTTTCCAGGTGGTGTCGATGGCGACCACCGCGGGATTCACTACCGATAGCATTGCGCGCTGGCCGCTATTCCTGCCGGTGTTGCTGCTCTGCTCCGCATTTATCGGCGGCTGTGCCGGTTCCACGGGCGGTGGCTTAAAGGTGATCCGTATCCTGTTGCTGTTTAAGCAGGGCAACCGTGAGCTTAAGCGTCTGGTACACCCGAATGCGGTTTATAGCATCAAGTTAGGTAACCGCGCCTTGCCGGAACGTATTCTTGAAGCCGTGTGGGGGTTCTTCTCCGCCTATGCGCTGGTCTTTATCATTAGTATGTTGGCTATTATCGCCACCGGGGTGGATGATTTCTCTGCCTTCGCCTCCGTGGTGGCGACGTTGAACAACCTCGGGCCTGGGCTTGGCGTTGTCGCGGACAACTTTGCCACTATGAACCCGGTCGCGAAATGGATCCTGATTGCTAATATGCTGTTTGGTCGTCTGGAAGTGTTCACCTTACTGGTGCTCTTTACTCCCACTTTCTGGCGCGAATAA
- a CDS encoding IMPACT family protein produces the protein MESWLIPAAPVTVVEEIKKSRFITLLAHTDGVAAAKAFVESVRADHPDARHHCVAWVAGPPDDSQQLGFSDDGEPAGTAGKPMLAQLMGCGVGEITAVVVRYYGGILLGTGGLVKAYGGGVHQALAQLTTQRKTPLTAYTLQCEYGQLAGIEALLAQFSGKVVESEYLASVRLRVALPRAEVAAFSAKLADFSRGSLQLLKIDE, from the coding sequence ATGGAAAGCTGGTTAATCCCGGCGGCGCCGGTTACCGTCGTTGAGGAGATTAAAAAAAGCCGTTTTATCACGCTGTTGGCGCATACCGACGGCGTGGCGGCGGCAAAAGCGTTTGTCGAGTCCGTCAGAGCGGATCACCCTGATGCCCGCCACCACTGCGTGGCGTGGGTCGCCGGGCCGCCTGATGATTCGCAACAGCTGGGGTTTTCTGACGATGGCGAACCGGCGGGGACGGCGGGTAAACCGATGCTGGCGCAACTGATGGGGTGCGGCGTGGGTGAGATAACCGCTGTCGTCGTGCGCTACTACGGTGGTATCCTGCTGGGCACTGGCGGCCTGGTGAAAGCCTATGGCGGCGGTGTTCATCAGGCGCTGGCGCAGCTGACGACGCAGCGCAAGACACCGTTAACAGCATATACTTTGCAATGTGAGTATGGGCAACTGGCCGGTATCGAAGCGCTGCTCGCCCAATTCTCCGGGAAGGTAGTCGAAAGCGAATATCTGGCGTCGGTTCGGCTGCGCGTGGCGCTTCCCCGGGCCGAAGTGGCGGCTTTTTCAGCAAAACTGGCTGATTTTAGTCGCGGTTCATTGCAATTACTGAAGATTGACGAATAA
- the pepQ gene encoding Xaa-Pro dipeptidase encodes MESLSALYKNHIVTLQERTRDVLARFQMDALLIHSGELVNVFLDDHPYPFKVNPQFKAWVPVTQVPNCWLLVDGVNKPKLWFYLPVDYWHNVEPLPTAFWTEEVDVIALPKADGIGSQLPAARGNIGYIGPVPERALGLGIAADKINPKGVIDYLHYYRAYKTDYELACMREAQKSAVNGHRAAYEAFQSGMSEFDINQAYLTATGHRDTDVPYSNIVALNEHASVLHYTKLDHRAPAEMRSFLLDAGAEYNGYAADLTRTWAAHGDNDFAHLIKDVNDEQLALISTMKAGTRYVDYHIQFHQRIAKLLRKHQLVTDISEEAMVENDLTGPFMPHGIGHPLGLQVHDVAGFMQDDTGTHLAAPSKYPYLRCTRIIEPRMVLTIEPGIYFIESLLAPWREGPFSKHFNWQKIDAMKPFGGIRIEDNVVVHENSIENMTRDLKLA; translated from the coding sequence ATGGAATCCCTGTCCGCGCTCTATAAAAATCATATTGTTACCCTACAAGAACGTACCCGCGACGTGCTGGCCCGTTTTCAGATGGATGCGCTGCTGATTCACTCCGGTGAGCTGGTTAACGTCTTCCTTGACGACCACCCGTACCCGTTCAAGGTCAATCCGCAGTTCAAAGCCTGGGTGCCAGTGACGCAGGTGCCTAACTGCTGGCTGCTGGTGGATGGCGTTAACAAACCGAAGCTGTGGTTCTATCTGCCGGTCGATTACTGGCACAACGTCGAGCCGCTACCGACCGCATTCTGGACCGAAGAAGTTGACGTCATTGCTCTGCCGAAGGCCGATGGCATCGGCAGCCAGCTACCTGCCGCTCGCGGTAATATCGGTTATATTGGGCCGGTACCGGAGCGCGCGCTGGGGCTGGGTATCGCTGCGGATAAGATCAACCCGAAAGGGGTTATCGATTACCTGCACTACTATCGGGCTTACAAAACGGATTACGAGCTGGCCTGTATGCGTGAAGCGCAGAAATCGGCGGTCAATGGTCATCGCGCGGCCTATGAAGCTTTCCAGTCCGGGATGAGCGAATTCGATATCAACCAGGCCTATCTCACCGCCACTGGTCACCGCGATACCGACGTGCCTTACAGCAACATTGTCGCGCTGAATGAGCATGCCTCCGTCCTGCACTACACCAAACTGGATCATCGCGCCCCGGCGGAGATGCGCAGCTTCCTGCTCGACGCTGGCGCAGAATATAACGGCTATGCCGCGGATCTGACGCGAACCTGGGCGGCGCACGGCGACAACGACTTTGCCCATCTGATCAAAGACGTTAATGACGAGCAGCTGGCGCTGATTAGCACCATGAAGGCCGGGACTCGTTATGTTGATTACCATATCCAGTTCCATCAGCGCATCGCAAAGCTACTGCGTAAACACCAGTTGGTTACCGACATAAGCGAAGAGGCGATGGTGGAGAATGACCTGACCGGGCCGTTTATGCCGCACGGGATTGGCCATCCGCTGGGTCTGCAGGTGCATGATGTCGCTGGCTTTATGCAGGATGACACCGGTACGCATCTGGCGGCGCCGTCGAAATACCCGTATCTGCGCTGCACCCGTATTATCGAGCCGCGCATGGTGCTGACTATTGAACCCGGCATCTACTTCATCGAGTCGTTACTGGCGCCGTGGCGTGAAGGCCCGTTCAGCAAGCACTTCAACTGGCAGAAAATTGACGCCATGAAGCCGTTTGGCGGGATCCGTATCGAAGATAACGTGGTGGTTCACGAAAACAGCATTGAAAATATGACGCGCGATCTGAAGCTGGCGTAA
- the fadA gene encoding acetyl-CoA C-acyltransferase FadA, with protein sequence MEQVVIVDAIRTPMGRSKGGAFRNVRAEDLSAHLMRSLLSRNPSLEASAIDDIYWGCVQQTLEQGFNIARNAALLAEIPHSVPATTVNRLCGSSMQALHDAARMIMTGDASVCLIGGVEHMGHVPMSHGVDFHPGLSRNVAKAAGMMGLTAEMLARLHGISREMQDQFAARSHARAWAATQSGAFKAEIIPTGGHDADGVLKSFNYDEVIRPETTVEALAALRPAFDPVTGTVTAGTSSALSDGAAAMLLMSESRARELGLKPRARVRSMAVVGCDPSIMGYGPVPASKLALKKAGLSTSDIDVFEMNEAFAAQILPCIKDLGLMEQIDEKINLNGGAIALGHPLGCSGARISTTLINQMERKDAQFGLATMCIGLGQGIATVFERI encoded by the coding sequence ATGGAACAGGTTGTCATTGTCGATGCAATTCGCACCCCGATGGGCCGTTCGAAGGGCGGCGCCTTTCGCAACGTGCGTGCGGAAGACCTCTCCGCGCACCTGATGCGTAGCCTGCTTTCGCGTAACCCGTCGCTTGAGGCGAGCGCGATTGACGATATTTACTGGGGCTGCGTGCAACAAACGCTGGAGCAGGGTTTCAACATTGCGCGTAACGCCGCGCTGCTGGCAGAAATCCCGCACTCGGTACCGGCGACGACGGTTAACCGTCTGTGCGGTTCCTCCATGCAGGCGCTGCACGATGCGGCCCGTATGATCATGACCGGCGATGCCAGCGTCTGCCTGATTGGCGGCGTTGAGCACATGGGCCATGTGCCAATGAGCCACGGTGTCGATTTCCATCCGGGCCTCAGCCGTAATGTGGCGAAAGCCGCCGGCATGATGGGGCTGACCGCGGAAATGCTGGCGCGTCTGCACGGCATCAGCCGCGAAATGCAGGATCAGTTCGCCGCACGCTCTCACGCTCGCGCCTGGGCGGCGACGCAATCAGGCGCCTTCAAAGCCGAGATTATCCCGACCGGTGGCCACGATGCCGATGGCGTACTGAAGTCTTTTAACTATGACGAAGTGATCCGCCCGGAAACCACCGTCGAAGCGCTGGCGGCGCTGAGACCGGCATTTGATCCGGTGACCGGCACGGTAACGGCAGGCACCTCTTCCGCCCTTTCTGACGGCGCGGCGGCAATGCTGCTGATGAGCGAAAGCCGCGCCCGCGAGCTGGGGCTGAAGCCACGCGCCCGCGTCCGTTCGATGGCGGTGGTCGGCTGCGACCCGTCCATTATGGGTTATGGCCCGGTTCCGGCCTCAAAGCTGGCGCTGAAAAAAGCGGGCTTATCCACCAGCGATATCGACGTCTTTGAAATGAATGAAGCGTTTGCCGCGCAGATCCTGCCGTGTATTAAAGATCTGGGCTTAATGGAGCAGATTGACGAGAAGATCAACCTCAACGGCGGCGCGATCGCGCTCGGACATCCGCTGGGCTGCTCCGGGGCGCGCATTAGCACCACGTTGATCAATCAGATGGAACGCAAAGACGCTCAGTTCGGTCTGGCGACCATGTGTATCGGTTTAGGTCAGGGTATTGCCACTGTGTTTGAGCGGATTTAA
- the rfaH gene encoding transcription/translation regulatory transformer protein RfaH — MQAWYLLYCKRGQLQRAQEHLERQSVNCLMPTIALEKIIRGKRTMVSEPLFPNYLFIEFDPEVIHTTTISATRGVNNFVRFGALPAVVPSAVIHQLSIYKPEGITDPETPHEGDSVLITDGAFEGLQAIFTEPDGEARSMLLLNLLNKQVLQSVKNTDFQKI, encoded by the coding sequence ATGCAAGCCTGGTACTTACTGTATTGCAAACGTGGGCAGCTACAACGAGCCCAGGAACATCTGGAACGTCAGTCAGTTAACTGCCTGATGCCGACGATTGCGCTGGAAAAAATCATTCGCGGTAAACGCACCATGGTCAGCGAACCGCTGTTCCCGAACTACCTGTTTATTGAGTTCGATCCAGAGGTGATTCATACCACTACCATCAGCGCCACCCGCGGGGTTAACAACTTCGTGCGCTTTGGCGCCCTGCCCGCTGTCGTTCCCTCGGCGGTGATTCATCAGCTCTCTATCTACAAACCAGAAGGCATTACCGACCCGGAAACGCCGCATGAGGGCGATAGCGTGCTAATCACCGACGGCGCGTTCGAAGGCTTACAGGCTATCTTCACCGAGCCGGACGGCGAAGCTCGTTCTATGTTGCTGTTAAACCTGCTGAATAAGCAAGTCCTGCAGAGCGTTAAAAATACCGACTTCCAGAAAATCTAA
- the hemG gene encoding menaquinone-dependent protoporphyrinogen IX dehydrogenase, producing the protein MKTLILFSTRDGQTREIASFLASELKELGIDADTLNLNRTDVVEWHHYDRVVIGASIRYGHFHPAVDRFVKKHLASLQALPGAFFSVNLVARKPEKRTPQTNSYTRKFLLNSPWQPQSCAVFAGALRYPRYSWYDRFMIRLIMKMTGGETDTRKEVVYTDWQQVSRFAREIAQMARK; encoded by the coding sequence GTGAAAACTTTAATACTCTTCTCCACCCGCGACGGGCAGACCCGTGAAATCGCTTCGTTTCTGGCCTCCGAGCTGAAAGAGCTGGGCATCGACGCGGACACCTTGAACCTGAACCGTACCGATGTCGTCGAATGGCATCACTACGATCGGGTGGTCATCGGCGCGTCGATTCGCTACGGGCACTTTCATCCGGCGGTGGACCGCTTTGTGAAAAAGCATCTGGCATCATTGCAGGCGCTGCCGGGAGCATTCTTCTCTGTTAACCTGGTGGCGCGTAAACCCGAGAAGCGCACGCCGCAGACCAACAGCTATACGCGTAAGTTTCTGCTGAACTCGCCGTGGCAGCCGCAGAGCTGCGCGGTATTTGCCGGCGCGCTGCGCTACCCGCGCTACAGCTGGTACGATCGGTTTATGATCCGCCTGATTATGAAAATGACCGGGGGGGAAACGGATACCCGCAAAGAAGTGGTCTATACCGACTGGCAACAGGTATCCCGGTTTGCTCGGGAAATCGCACAAATGGCGCGCAAATAG